Proteins found in one bacterium genomic segment:
- a CDS encoding ATP-binding protein, with protein MAICYNIYMKIFKRDLEEKITPVLFKGKLVVILGPRQSGKTTLAKKIINEYGEDGEYYDCQIADVRAHFVLGEPDKLLPLTKMKKIVVFDEAQTIQNIGSILKAYHDTYPEIQIIATGSSSFDLANKIKEPMTGRAYEFTLLPLSLNEITSAYPDFCEADLFNIMQFGSYPATIAAETIEDKLFSIRNIATNYLYKDIFVFEVIRNPKIFEDLLKMLALQIGSTVSINELSQGLGVTRATVNRYLRLLEQSFIIKRIYSFSNNPRNEIKKGFKIFFLDIGVRNALVDIVSSMPERSDKGVIFENFFVSERMKKGSLEIFPPEIMFWRTRTGQEIDVIEKNGPNISAFECKWKDVVSAPKQFLKAYPNVTFVPVNINNILSHV; from the coding sequence GTGGCAATTTGCTACAATATTTACATGAAGATATTTAAACGTGATCTTGAAGAGAAAATTACTCCCGTATTATTCAAGGGAAAGTTAGTGGTCATCTTAGGCCCGAGGCAGTCGGGGAAGACCACGCTGGCTAAAAAAATTATTAACGAATATGGCGAGGATGGAGAGTATTACGATTGTCAGATAGCAGATGTGCGAGCGCATTTTGTATTGGGCGAACCGGATAAGCTTTTACCATTAACTAAAATGAAGAAAATCGTAGTATTTGATGAAGCCCAGACAATCCAAAATATTGGGAGTATTCTTAAGGCATATCATGATACATATCCTGAAATACAAATAATCGCTACCGGCTCTTCATCGTTTGATCTTGCAAATAAAATCAAAGAGCCGATGACTGGCCGAGCCTACGAATTTACTCTTTTGCCGCTTTCTTTGAATGAAATAACTTCTGCATATCCAGATTTTTGCGAGGCGGATCTTTTCAATATTATGCAGTTTGGGTCATACCCCGCCACTATCGCGGCTGAAACGATTGAAGATAAATTGTTTTCAATACGAAATATTGCCACCAATTATCTGTATAAAGATATTTTCGTTTTTGAGGTCATTCGTAACCCAAAGATTTTTGAAGATTTGCTCAAAATGCTGGCATTGCAAATTGGTTCCACGGTATCGATCAATGAGCTATCTCAAGGCCTCGGTGTCACGCGGGCAACAGTAAATCGCTATTTGCGGCTTCTTGAACAATCTTTCATCATCAAAAGAATTTATTCCTTTTCCAATAATCCGCGCAATGAGATTAAGAAAGGTTTTAAAATATTTTTTCTAGATATAGGGGTTCGTAATGCGCTAGTGGATATTGTTTCGTCTATGCCAGAACGCAGTGACAAGGGAGTAATTTTTGAAAACTTTTTTGTCAGCGAGCGAATGAAAAAAGGTTCTTTGGAAATTTTCCCTCCGGAAATTATGTTTTGGCGGACACGGACGGGCCAAGAGATTGATGTGATAGAAAAAAACGGACCAAATATTTCCGCCTTTGAGTGTAAGTGGAAAGACGTTGTCTCGGCTCCGAAGCAGTTTTTGAAAGCGTACCCGAATGTCACATTTGTACCAGTTAATATCAATAATATCCTTTCGCATGTTTAA
- a CDS encoding adenine-specific methyltransferase EcoRI family protein yields the protein MGTKKSLYKANKVKDDEFYTLFEDIANEVSLYKEQLKGKRILCPCDWDESYNEELVYKEEGFVASSNLLDAGGTIKKIDIKASKEKVEKDLALIKCNFVKFLVAHADAYGITSISVSGYNPATGKGVKFQDVNYSKYDIVITNPPFSKFREFIDTMFKNEMKFLVIGPLTAITYRDIFTHIESNEMWLGYAKQLSGFRLLDGTLVLSKNPEGSVSRACKWYTNFDVAYRHDKMILTESYSPEKYPKYYNYNGIDVEKTLKIPFDYVGVMGVPITFLQKFNPNQFKIIGKGVQVKKTIRFKGDKATLWIEKDGKPFKAPFERILIKNKKVIKNDK from the coding sequence ATGGGAACAAAAAAGTCATTATATAAAGCAAATAAGGTTAAGGACGATGAGTTTTATACTCTTTTTGAGGATATTGCCAATGAAGTTTCTCTTTATAAAGAACAACTAAAAGGGAAAAGAATTTTATGTCCTTGCGATTGGGATGAAAGTTATAACGAAGAACTTGTCTATAAAGAAGAAGGGTTTGTCGCCTCGTCTAATTTATTAGATGCTGGAGGCACAATAAAAAAAATAGATATAAAGGCCTCTAAAGAAAAAGTAGAAAAAGATTTAGCTTTGATTAAATGCAATTTTGTAAAATTTTTAGTTGCCCATGCCGATGCTTATGGCATAACTTCAATTTCAGTGAGTGGGTATAATCCTGCTACAGGTAAAGGTGTGAAATTTCAAGATGTTAATTATTCAAAATACGATATTGTCATAACAAACCCGCCATTTAGCAAATTTAGAGAATTTATTGATACGATGTTCAAAAATGAAATGAAGTTTTTAGTTATCGGACCACTCACGGCTATAACTTATAGGGACATTTTTACTCACATAGAAAGCAATGAAATGTGGCTTGGTTACGCGAAGCAATTGTCCGGATTTAGATTGTTAGATGGCACGCTTGTTCTTTCTAAAAACCCCGAAGGTTCAGTTTCCAGAGCCTGTAAGTGGTATACAAATTTTGATGTTGCTTATAGGCATGATAAAATGATTTTAACTGAGAGCTATAGCCCTGAAAAATATCCAAAATATTATAATTACAACGGCATAGACGTCGAAAAAACACTTAAAATACCATTCGATTATGTCGGCGTGATGGGAGTGCCAATAACATTTTTACAGAAATTTAATCCCAATCAATTTAAAATAATTGGTAAGGGTGTGCAGGTAAAAAAAACGATAAGATTTAAGGGCGATAAAGCAACCCTTTGGATTGAAAAAGATGGTAAGCCATTTAAGGCTCCCTTTGAAAGAATATTAATAAAAAATAAAAAAGTAATTAAGAACGACAAATAA
- a CDS encoding P-loop NTPase fold protein, protein MGKVYLKNNWAETFVFGDKTPGVYVGREDELQNLKFTLVNNNSASILISSVRGVGKTSFVHKALSEATKDVYPIFVNAGHVMSCCGKEGLPKRELLNSLIRSAYFEFKDKDSEIKDLYYKTLGKFKEYKFIQESEEKVSEKEVGLTKEFNIRHIFAISGSVLATVGIMNEIWWVKVIGILGTISIPVSFIWKTKWTNKLHGIFGQETIIENSDDYIELLFERWLRKQRDKKLVFVIDELDKIADEGQALKLIKEYKNLFSRSFAKFIFITGEEAYLLTEKDRGLKAEEGGIFPTLFTHVYYLPLPTTDDLEKYFNDIFSEKDNVSDEDYKQLKNYLLFRAKNDFFSLKNLINDLVHIEDNRIFFDIDSMNDYDRLFEEAAKLYIYGAKFCDKYHRRAKKYWKENSALQKGIFDFLNQYFKKNFSIIIDNESAYIQSLLSYLQRFGILEIIGTKDVNDSNGTKKETEFRWTGEYKPIETADQLFKEEERFLSAFEKLIRVANDLNYLPACYSDKNFEDYEEVTDGKDGKNLSDVNLYSIYSKFEDLYNDVKEPQKRMEVLIEDVNNAIEEIEPQVLEVGKRSFQVFINALQSILTKNSDLFVGQTFGQRPGAFSACPNFSSVFGRFEHRLYGKNDGSKEVLAVKNFDATSEIHEGLKSLNEQKNLLVVNFVDSNNGSLPKNLTIRIEKLDKRGRKRTKSITIRNFMNFGFNGDFRNLSDILRQIEKHLI, encoded by the coding sequence ATGGGTAAGGTTTATTTAAAAAATAATTGGGCAGAAACTTTTGTTTTCGGTGATAAAACACCCGGAGTTTATGTCGGCCGTGAGGATGAACTACAAAACCTAAAATTTACTTTAGTAAATAATAATTCAGCCTCTATTTTAATTTCTTCCGTGCGGGGAGTTGGGAAAACATCTTTTGTCCATAAGGCATTGAGTGAGGCTACCAAAGATGTTTATCCGATTTTTGTAAATGCCGGCCATGTTATGAGTTGTTGTGGGAAAGAAGGCTTGCCCAAGAGAGAACTTTTGAACTCTTTGATTCGTTCTGCGTATTTTGAATTTAAGGACAAAGATTCTGAAATTAAGGATTTATATTATAAAACCTTAGGAAAATTTAAAGAATATAAATTCATCCAAGAATCTGAAGAAAAAGTTTCTGAAAAAGAAGTTGGCTTAACAAAGGAGTTTAATATAAGGCACATTTTTGCTATTTCAGGCTCCGTTTTAGCTACTGTAGGAATAATGAATGAAATTTGGTGGGTTAAAGTTATTGGTATTTTGGGCACAATAAGTATACCGGTATCTTTTATATGGAAAACAAAATGGACAAATAAACTTCATGGAATTTTCGGACAAGAAACCATAATAGAAAATTCTGATGACTATATAGAGCTTTTATTTGAACGCTGGCTGAGGAAACAAAGGGATAAAAAATTAGTCTTTGTCATTGATGAATTAGACAAAATTGCGGACGAGGGCCAAGCATTAAAACTAATCAAGGAGTATAAAAACCTATTTTCGCGTTCTTTCGCTAAGTTTATTTTTATTACTGGTGAGGAAGCATATTTACTTACAGAAAAAGATCGGGGATTAAAAGCCGAGGAAGGGGGTATTTTCCCGACTTTATTCACGCATGTATATTATTTACCTTTGCCGACGACAGACGATTTAGAAAAATATTTTAATGATATTTTTTCAGAAAAAGATAATGTATCTGACGAAGATTACAAACAACTTAAAAATTATTTGTTATTTCGCGCAAAAAATGATTTCTTTTCTCTAAAAAACTTAATAAATGATTTAGTCCACATAGAAGACAATAGGATTTTCTTTGATATAGATTCAATGAATGATTATGACCGTCTTTTTGAAGAGGCGGCAAAATTATATATCTACGGTGCAAAATTCTGTGATAAATATCACAGACGAGCTAAGAAATACTGGAAAGAAAATTCGGCTCTACAAAAAGGGATTTTCGACTTTTTAAATCAGTATTTCAAGAAAAATTTTTCAATCATCATAGATAACGAATCAGCATACATTCAATCTTTATTAAGCTATCTGCAAAGGTTTGGGATTCTTGAAATTATTGGCACTAAAGATGTAAATGATTCCAACGGGACCAAGAAGGAAACGGAATTTAGATGGACTGGAGAATATAAGCCGATAGAAACGGCAGACCAACTTTTCAAAGAGGAAGAGAGGTTCCTTAGCGCATTTGAAAAACTAATAAGGGTTGCTAATGATCTTAATTATTTACCCGCCTGTTATAGTGATAAAAATTTTGAAGATTATGAGGAAGTTACTGATGGCAAAGACGGAAAGAATTTGAGCGACGTTAATCTGTATTCAATATATTCAAAATTTGAAGATTTATATAATGACGTAAAAGAACCTCAAAAGAGAATGGAAGTTTTAATTGAAGATGTGAATAATGCCATAGAAGAAATAGAACCCCAAGTGCTTGAGGTTGGAAAACGTTCATTTCAGGTATTTATCAATGCACTTCAAAGTATTTTGACGAAAAATAGCGATTTATTTGTTGGGCAAACTTTTGGACAAAGACCAGGTGCGTTTAGTGCATGTCCAAATTTCAGCTCGGTTTTTGGTAGATTTGAACACCGGCTATATGGAAAAAATGATGGGAGTAAAGAAGTTTTAGCGGTTAAGAATTTTGACGCAACCAGTGAGATACACGAGGGTTTGAAGAGTTTAAATGAACAGAAAAATTTACTCGTTGTTAATTTTGTTGATAGTAATAATGGAAGTTTGCCTAAAAATCTTACAATAAGAATTGAAAAATTGGACAAACGAGGTAGAAAAAGAACAAAGAGTATTACGATAAGAAATTTTATGAATTTTGGATTTAATGGTGATTTTAGAAATTTGTCAGACATTTTGCGTCAAATTGAAAAGCATCTAATTTGA
- a CDS encoding NAD(P)/FAD-dependent oxidoreductase has translation MIKENKFDIAVVGAGPAGMIAAGVAAESGAKVVLIEKNKQLGKKLLLTGNGRCNLTNAEFNLPELVKNYNNGEFLFHAFSVFGPKEVINFFEKLGVKTKIEEGKRVFPKSDDSEKVLEALNKYLAKNKVNILFNSEVASVEMEGNPPSPKATAGRRKISKLILKDREITAEKYIFCTGGKSYPLTGSDGLGYKLAEKLGHTIVKPMPALSPIKLKEEWVKNLQGISLRDVKINVSKNGLPAGQAGKKQFSEKGEILFTHFGISGPAVLNISAKVGELLEKDGVKICLDLFPALTQEELLKKLEETSKRYPKKNIKNTLSDFVPEKLAEVLLDITGVNKNKIASNISRPERAIIVKTLKNLEVAAESILGFDEAKVTRGGVFLEEIDHKTMKSKIINNLFFAGEIIDVDGKTGGFNLQMCWSTGYIAGKSRE, from the coding sequence ATGATAAAAGAAAATAAATTTGATATTGCCGTTGTCGGAGCAGGGCCTGCCGGAATGATAGCGGCCGGCGTAGCGGCGGAATCGGGCGCTAAAGTTGTATTGATAGAAAAGAACAAACAGCTTGGCAAAAAACTTCTTTTAACCGGCAATGGCAGGTGCAACCTGACCAACGCGGAATTTAATTTACCCGAGCTGGTAAAAAACTATAATAACGGAGAATTTCTCTTTCACGCTTTTTCCGTTTTCGGGCCGAAAGAAGTTATTAATTTTTTTGAAAAACTGGGAGTAAAAACTAAAATTGAGGAAGGAAAAAGAGTTTTCCCGAAAAGCGATGACTCGGAAAAAGTTTTGGAAGCGTTAAATAAATATTTAGCGAAAAACAAGGTGAATATACTTTTTAATTCCGAAGTTGCGTCTGTTGAAATGGAAGGCAACCCGCCTTCGCCGAAGGCTACGGCAGGGCGAAGAAAAATCAGCAAACTAATTTTAAAAGACAGAGAAATTACGGCTGAAAAATATATATTTTGTACCGGCGGAAAATCTTATCCTTTGACCGGCTCTGACGGTTTGGGCTATAAATTAGCTGAAAAATTAGGGCATACGATTGTGAAACCGATGCCCGCTTTGTCGCCGATAAAATTAAAAGAGGAATGGGTTAAAAATCTGCAGGGAATAAGTTTAAGAGACGTTAAAATAAATGTTTCAAAAAATGGCCTGCCTGCCGGTCAAGCAGGTAAAAAACAATTCAGCGAGAAAGGAGAAATTTTGTTTACTCATTTTGGCATAAGCGGGCCGGCTGTTTTAAATATCAGCGCCAAAGTCGGAGAACTATTAGAAAAAGATGGCGTAAAAATATGCCTTGATTTGTTTCCGGCGCTAACCCAAGAAGAGCTTTTGAAAAAACTTGAAGAAACTTCTAAAAGATATCCGAAAAAAAATATTAAAAACACATTATCGGATTTTGTGCCCGAAAAATTAGCTGAGGTCCTATTGGATATTACAGGCGTAAATAAAAATAAAATAGCGAGTAATATCTCAAGGCCGGAAAGAGCAATAATAGTAAAAACTTTAAAAAATCTTGAGGTTGCCGCAGAAAGTATTTTAGGTTTTGACGAAGCCAAAGTTACGAGAGGAGGAGTATTTTTGGAAGAAATAGATCACAAAACAATGAAATCAAAAATAATTAATAACTTGTTTTTCGCGGGAGAAATTATTGACGTTGACGGCAAAACCGGCGGCTTTAACCTGCAAATGTGCTGGAGTACCGGCTATATCGCCGGAAAAAGCCGTGAATAA
- a CDS encoding mechanosensitive ion channel family protein, with protein sequence MTDFIDKIAKLLIPWLLSQGIKIIGIIIIAYLVRRFSKVFIEKAIRTAVVANHYLSKEAEKKREDTLIRIFSGGIGIVILIIALLMVLQEIGIATGPILAAAGIAGLAFGFGGQYLIRDIISGIFIILENQYRIGDVACFDGTCGLVEDISMRMTTLRDLDGTVHHVPHGEIKKVSNLTKHFARVNLNVGVAYSSDLEKVIEVVNQVGQELAVDPQWKDFVIKPPQFLRVDDFAESAIIIKILGETQPIKQWDVTGELRKRLKIAFDKEGIEIPFPQRVIHQQK encoded by the coding sequence ATGACAGATTTTATTGATAAAATTGCAAAACTTCTAATTCCATGGCTTCTTTCCCAAGGGATAAAAATTATAGGCATAATTATTATTGCCTATTTGGTCAGAAGATTTAGCAAGGTCTTTATTGAAAAAGCAATCAGGACAGCAGTGGTGGCTAATCATTATTTATCAAAAGAGGCCGAGAAAAAAAGAGAAGATACATTGATTAGAATTTTCTCCGGCGGGATTGGAATAGTAATTTTAATCATTGCTCTATTGATGGTTTTACAGGAAATTGGAATTGCCACCGGACCGATTTTGGCGGCGGCAGGAATTGCCGGTTTAGCTTTCGGTTTTGGCGGACAGTATCTAATCCGCGATATTATTTCAGGGATTTTTATCATTCTAGAAAATCAATATCGAATTGGCGACGTGGCTTGTTTTGACGGCACTTGCGGTCTAGTTGAGGATATCAGTATGAGAATGACTACTTTAAGAGATTTAGACGGCACCGTTCATCACGTTCCCCACGGTGAGATTAAAAAAGTTTCCAATCTCACAAAACATTTTGCCAGAGTCAATCTTAACGTCGGCGTTGCCTATAGTTCAGATTTAGAAAAAGTGATTGAGGTGGTAAATCAAGTCGGCCAGGAACTGGCCGTCGACCCCCAATGGAAGGATTTCGTCATCAAGCCGCCCCAGTTTTTGCGCGTTGACGATTTTGCCGAATCGGCGATTATAATCAAAATTCTTGGCGAGACACAGCCCATCAAGCAATGGGACGTGACTGGCGAACTCCGCAAACGGCTCAAAATCGCTTTTGATAAAGAAGGAATTGAAATCCCGTTCCCCCAGCGGGTAATCCACCAACAGAAATAA
- a CDS encoding SWIB/MDM2 domain-containing protein has protein sequence MEKKINSAFMKPLNVSAELAAVVGNGPMPRSEVVKKLWVYIKGHNLQDTKDKRNIVADENLKKVFGGKEVVNMFEMTKLVSKHLS, from the coding sequence ATGGAGAAAAAAATCAATTCTGCGTTTATGAAGCCGCTGAATGTCAGCGCGGAGTTAGCGGCGGTAGTCGGCAATGGCCCCATGCCCAGATCCGAGGTTGTTAAAAAACTTTGGGTGTATATCAAAGGACACAACCTTCAGGACACCAAGGACAAGCGGAATATCGTTGCTGACGAAAATTTGAAAAAAGTATTTGGCGGGAAAGAAGTCGTCAATATGTTTGAAATGACAAAACTCGTTTCCAAACATCTTTCCTAA
- a CDS encoding DUF262 domain-containing protein — protein MNIKNLYEQVRDGKIISDIELQREIVYDAEKQMLVIDSIVNGIPLPAFYFWKNKDGILEVLDGKQRIESIKKFVENDIQYQDKLWKQTDKKIQNIINDTELSIIICEGKEQLKREIFRRINTLGVPLSPYEVLNGLFHGEYLRGLTAYVGQDRDALRVFGSNSRGKNQYRTLQLLMTLKDLAKDAHTINDYVNKCQNNTFADNQIEIGKYIKFVSEIFEEYGQLDVYFNLARKYFKDAVIWKQNKDEINSRVKRYLKSDDAKLTDKSKEIEDIIQAIVNNISVDDKRLFSSDDKKEFLRKKKPNKENKYQCADCKKYFYVEELTMDHKDPWSKGGRTELSNAELRCRPCNIKKGNRS, from the coding sequence ATGAATATCAAAAATTTATACGAACAAGTTAGAGATGGAAAAATTATCAGCGATATAGAACTTCAGAGAGAAATTGTTTATGACGCTGAAAAACAAATGCTGGTAATAGATAGCATTGTAAATGGAATTCCTTTGCCAGCATTTTATTTTTGGAAAAATAAAGATGGCATTTTGGAAGTTTTAGATGGTAAGCAAAGAATAGAATCTATTAAGAAATTTGTTGAGAATGATATTCAATATCAAGATAAATTGTGGAAACAAACCGACAAGAAAATTCAAAATATAATAAATGATACCGAGCTTTCAATTATTATTTGTGAGGGGAAAGAGCAACTAAAAAGAGAAATATTTAGAAGAATTAATACTTTAGGCGTGCCACTTTCTCCTTATGAAGTATTAAATGGTCTTTTCCATGGCGAGTATTTAAGGGGTTTAACCGCTTATGTTGGGCAAGACAGAGATGCGTTAAGGGTTTTTGGTTCTAATAGCCGCGGTAAAAATCAGTATAGAACTTTGCAATTATTAATGACATTGAAGGATTTAGCAAAAGACGCTCATACTATAAATGATTATGTGAATAAATGTCAGAATAATACTTTCGCTGATAACCAAATAGAAATTGGCAAATATATCAAATTTGTTAGTGAAATATTTGAAGAATATGGTCAGTTAGATGTTTATTTTAATTTGGCGAGAAAATATTTTAAAGATGCAGTTATTTGGAAACAGAATAAGGATGAAATTAACTCTCGTGTTAAAAGATATTTGAAGAGCGATGATGCTAAACTTACAGATAAATCAAAAGAAATAGAAGATATTATTCAAGCTATTGTAAATAATATTAGCGTTGATGATAAACGATTATTTTCAAGCGATGATAAAAAAGAATTTTTAAGAAAAAAGAAACCGAACAAAGAAAATAAATATCAATGCGCCGATTGCAAAAAGTATTTTTACGTAGAAGAATTGACAATGGATCATAAAGACCCGTGGAGTAAGGGTGGTAGAACCGAACTTTCAAACGCAGAATTACGGTGTCGCCCATGTAATATTAAAAAGGGAAATAGAAGTTAG
- a CDS encoding zf-TFIIB domain-containing protein: MKCPKCKKELSEKIKIGDVKIDRCSGCGGLWFEKDELRLAKDKKAPEAKWVDAEIKDKSINWFQFEFWKDKIKFKIKKGLKYCPTDDIPLYQLNYDDTPIEIDVCGICFGIWLDKGEFKKIIDYVKNKADYEVLYNYAKNLAEETKEIFIGPESVKSEVVDLLMLIKLLKYKLMVQHPELVKLISIIPLPK, from the coding sequence ATGAAGTGTCCAAAGTGCAAAAAAGAATTATCGGAAAAAATTAAAATCGGCGATGTCAAAATTGACCGTTGTTCCGGGTGCGGCGGACTTTGGTTTGAAAAAGACGAATTGCGTCTGGCTAAAGATAAAAAAGCTCCGGAAGCCAAATGGGTGGATGCCGAGATTAAAGACAAAAGCATTAATTGGTTCCAATTTGAATTCTGGAAAGATAAAATAAAATTTAAAATTAAGAAAGGGTTAAAATACTGCCCGACTGACGATATACCTCTTTATCAGCTTAATTATGATGATACGCCGATTGAAATTGATGTTTGCGGCATCTGTTTCGGTATCTGGCTTGATAAGGGCGAGTTTAAAAAAATTATTGATTATGTAAAAAATAAAGCCGACTACGAAGTGCTTTATAATTACGCGAAAAATCTAGCCGAGGAAACAAAAGAAATTTTTATAGGGCCGGAAAGCGTCAAATCCGAAGTAGTGGACTTATTGATGCTTATCAAGCTCCTGAAGTATAAATTAATGGTACAGCACCCGGAATTGGTTAAATTAATTTCCATTATTCCGTTACCAAAGTAG
- a CDS encoding ABC-F family ATP-binding cassette domain-containing protein translates to MSENEMVVRFDKVSFEYGHNKRLLEEVSFSVRRGMKVTLMGQNGAGKSTLFGLIMGTIAPESGKIRMDPDLSTATAPQVMPRKEMDITVREFFGKRFPKKIYDIDPKIDEVLEVVNLSAPHDRIIKSFSGGQQARLLLASAIIQNPDILLLDEPTNNLDKAGVAHLTAFLKNYKKTVIVISHDSDFLNSFTDGVLYLDVFTKKIEQYFGNYFDVVKEITARMEKENRENARLAKEIQENKDKANFFAHKGGKLRLVARRMREKAEEYEENKVEVRKEDKTIRPFIIPSQPELVGEIIKITSFSVIRNHKATVKKANISLRRKMHLLLSGPNGIGKSTLLESIAGNASKGAHIAHGVRVYYYKQDFSTLNFEDTVRDSLIAVADEKTEEEMRSVAAGFLITSDLMHIKIGNLSEGQKGLVAFARLVLTRPGLLILDEPTNHINFRHIPVIAEALNKYEGAMILVSHISEFVEKIRIDETLDLDK, encoded by the coding sequence ATGTCCGAAAATGAAATGGTGGTGAGATTTGATAAGGTGTCTTTTGAATATGGACACAATAAACGCCTCCTTGAGGAGGTGAGTTTTTCCGTGCGCCGCGGAATGAAGGTGACGCTTATGGGCCAGAATGGCGCCGGCAAGTCCACGCTTTTCGGCCTTATTATGGGCACCATCGCGCCGGAATCCGGAAAAATACGCATGGACCCGGACCTTTCCACCGCCACAGCTCCGCAAGTGATGCCCCGGAAAGAAATGGATATCACCGTAAGAGAATTTTTTGGAAAACGCTTTCCAAAAAAAATATACGACATTGACCCCAAAATAGATGAAGTGCTGGAAGTAGTGAATCTTTCCGCCCCTCACGACAGAATAATCAAATCATTTTCCGGCGGACAGCAAGCGCGCCTCCTCCTCGCCTCGGCCATCATCCAAAACCCGGACATTTTGCTTCTTGACGAGCCGACAAATAATCTGGATAAAGCCGGAGTAGCGCATCTGACCGCATTTTTAAAAAACTACAAAAAAACGGTAATCGTCATTTCTCATGATTCCGATTTCTTAAATTCATTCACCGACGGCGTTCTTTATCTTGATGTCTTTACTAAAAAAATAGAACAGTACTTCGGCAATTATTTTGACGTGGTAAAAGAGATAACGGCCCGCATGGAAAAAGAGAACAGGGAAAATGCCCGGCTCGCGAAAGAAATCCAGGAAAACAAGGATAAGGCCAATTTTTTCGCGCATAAAGGCGGCAAATTGAGATTGGTGGCAAGACGCATGCGAGAAAAAGCGGAAGAATACGAAGAAAACAAAGTTGAAGTCAGGAAAGAAGATAAAACCATCCGCCCTTTTATTATCCCCTCCCAGCCCGAGCTCGTGGGTGAAATTATAAAAATCACTTCATTCTCCGTGATAAGAAACCATAAGGCAACCGTAAAAAAAGCGAATATCTCGCTCAGAAGAAAAATGCATTTGCTTCTTTCCGGGCCGAACGGCATCGGCAAATCCACGCTTCTTGAATCAATCGCCGGAAACGCTTCAAAAGGCGCTCATATCGCCCACGGCGTGCGCGTTTATTATTACAAGCAGGATTTTTCAACCCTCAATTTTGAGGATACGGTGCGCGATTCGCTTATAGCGGTCGCCGATGAAAAAACCGAGGAAGAAATGCGCAGTGTCGCCGCGGGGTTTTTGATAACCTCCGACTTGATGCACATAAAAATAGGAAATTTGTCCGAGGGCCAAAAAGGACTAGTCGCATTCGCGCGGCTCGTGCTCACGCGCCCCGGCCTTCTTATCCTTGACGAACCCACAAACCATATTAATTTTCGGCATATTCCGGTCATTGCGGAAGCTCTTAATAAATATGAAGGCGCGATGATACTTGTTTCTCACATAAGCGAATTTGTGGAAAAAATTAGAATTGACGAAACGCTTGATTTGGATAAATAG
- a CDS encoding DUF5654 family protein, with protein MNPFDKIEETKKEAKEKMLTLILAGFGLVAALAWNDAIQTLFRLLFLESDGVIGKFIYAVIVTIFIVFISSHLKKISEKI; from the coding sequence ATGAACCCCTTTGACAAAATAGAAGAAACGAAAAAAGAGGCAAAAGAAAAAATGCTAACCTTAATTTTAGCCGGCTTTGGGTTAGTAGCGGCTTTGGCATGGAATGATGCTATTCAAACCTTGTTCAGGCTTCTTTTCCTAGAAAGCGATGGGGTAATTGGAAAATTTATTTACGCGGTAATTGTGACAATTTTTATAGTTTTTATTTCTTCGCATTTGAAAAAAATCAGTGAAAAAATCTAG